The Microplitis demolitor isolate Queensland-Clemson2020A chromosome 8, iyMicDemo2.1a, whole genome shotgun sequence genome has a segment encoding these proteins:
- the LOC103573314 gene encoding voltage-dependent calcium channel subunit alpha-2/delta-3 isoform X3, translating into MNARVEDKSGEELIDIISESVGRMLRRKMDAVRCILKVAEDAAEEWNSTAASHNISYVSGKYSPVMDKDPPVIPSNMRKNASVYREIELNPDSHFYNIPVNTNYSSVHIPTNVYDLLPSVKDAIKWSEALNEVFRQNYRSDPALSWQYFGSMTGILRQYPAMQWRTSINDNTNAPDLYDCRIRSWYIEAATCSKDMVILVDSSGSMTGMGYTIAKAVVNSILDTLSNNDFVTILHYTNVTDYVVPCFEDKLIQATPENLNTFREYMEELDPLENANLTQAFTQAFEILKTYRETRGCGPETPCNQLIMLVTDGVASNISEVFDAWNRYDNGTRIPVRVFTYLLGKEVTKVREIQLMACENRGYYTHVHTQEEAQEQVVKYIPVVARPLVLQGYHHPVVWTHAYTDVSRAKGEDPRLDAGVFNSTLWQEYRLLTSVSIPVFDRKGNRNNATKQANLLGVVGTDVPIESIQKLTLPFKLGVNGYAFIVSNNGYVILHPDLRPVSEGRLKLNYNSIDLSEVEILDDGRKPRDPGPEVLKLRQALVDHQYGSMKDVPVKFHYDDSRRVMLEKRDYYYAPLPGTPFGIAVAIPNYGKTWIKVTSEIEKNRQAGINISDFFGSDRWRVHPGWVYCRYHYLEGHEFPNSEAELRYFLWRLEQPGWKWSDQYTAYDISMEEEEEPDCGRQVLEDDDYYCNEELVQLLVFDAKATNQSYGGDFSYKDEYSKRLAELYKVYLRYVATQSGLTRWQYIESDYLEETKGPLEFGDLHRRAVNEPWYKGAIFQHQINPNSILLTVPWNAGPDATVTASMAIFPRDGGKNASAAVVGFQMPMTAFYQRFINITSVTSNPDMDCSHVWIDCYLIDQNGFVVVSEAHNDTGQFLGAVEGAVMKSMVVQGFFEAVDVYDYQGLCKEIGLEGAASFLTNPLRNIFNLITWLFVRTLWIMSQFVNIPETFARVHSDEDLPEKPKPPHEVEITYACDLKRTLYIMNQTMAVNQITNSSEQCSRPFFAQLVPNTNLLLVVVDTLFPTCYERLEVLPVQIDPSEYTNDTEPAPCHKKKLNDLPRRRLEKCFTEHPEEDEIDQCGRGTRLHNSIHINILLLFILVTLKIIL; encoded by the exons ATGAATGCACGTGTTGAGGATAAATCCGGAGAAGAACTTATTGACATAATAAGTGAGAGCGTAGGACGTATGTTAAGACGTAAAATGGATGCAGTAAGATGTATTCTCAAGGTAGCTGAAGATGCTGCTGAAGAATGGAATTCAACAGCTGCTAGTCATAATATTTCATATGTGTCTGGTAAATATAGTCCTGTTATGGATAAAGATCCTCCGGTGATTCCTTCAAATATGAGAAAAAATGCCAGTGTCTATag AGAAATAGAATTGAATCCAGACTCTCACTTCTATAATATCCCAGTGAACACAAATTATTCATCAGTTCATATCCCAACGAATGTTTACGATCTGTTGCCATCAGTAAAAGACGCGATAAAATGGTCAGAAGCTCTAAATGAGGTGTTCCGTCAAAACTATAGGTCAGATCCTGCTCTATCTTGGCAATATTTTGGGTCAATGACAGGAATACTTCGTCAGTATCCAGCAATGCAGTGGAGAACCTCTATAAATGACAATACCAACGCTCCAGATCTTTACGACTGTCGCATTCGGAGCTGGTACATTGAAGCAGCAACTTGCAGCAAGGACATGGTTATACTAGTTGACTCCAGTGGCAGCATGACTGGCATGGGTTATACTATTG CTAAAGCTGTTGTCAACTCTATTCTGGATACGCTTTCTAATAATGACTTCGTCACGATTCTACACTACACAAATGTTACTGATTATGTAGTACCTTGTTTTGAAGACAAACTTATTCAAGCAACCccagaaaatttgaatacatttagAGAATATATGGAAGAATTAGATCCACTGGAGAATGCTAATTTAACACAAGCATTTACTCAggcatttgaaattttaaaaacttatcgCGAAACGAGAGGATGCGGTCCAGAGACACCTTGTAATCAGCTTATAATGCTTGTTACTGATGGTGTTGCTTCAAATATATCCGAG GTTTTTGACGCTTGGAATAGATATGATAATGGTACGCGCATACCAGTACGTGTTTTTACATATTTGCTAGGTAAAGAAGTCACAAAAGTACGAGAAATCCAACTTATGGCATGTGAAAACCGCGGGTATTACACACACGTTCATACTCAAGAGGAAGCACAAGAACAAGTAGTAAAATACATCCCAGTTGTTGCACGGCCTTTAGTACTTCAAGGCTACCATCATCCAGTTGTGTGGACTCATGCTTACACCGATGTTTCg CGCGCGAAAGGTGAAGATCCACGTCTGGATGCTGGAGTTTTCAATAGTACTTTATGGCAAGAGTACCGTCTTCTTACGTCAGTAAGTATTCCGGTGTTTGACCGCAAAGGAAATAGGAATAATGCAACGAAACAAGCAAATCTACTGGGTGTTGTCGGTACTGATGTTCCAATAGAGTCAATACAAAAGTTAACTTTACCATTTAAACTTGGCGTTAATGGCTACGCGTTTATTGTCTCAAATAATGGATACGTAATACTACATCCTGATTTACGTCCAGTTAGCGAAGGAAGACTCAAGCTCAATTACAATAGCATTGATTTGTCGGAAGTTGAGATACTAGATGACGGACGGAAGCCTAG GGATCCAGGACCGGAAGTACTTAAATTACGACAAGCTCTAGTGGATCATCAGTATGGTAGCATGAAAGATGTCCCCGTCAAGTTTCATTATGATGACAGTAGAAGAGTTATGTTGGAAAAACGGGATTATTATTACGCACCACTACCTGGTACACCATTTGGAATTGCTGTTGCGATTCCTAATTATGGAAAGACTTGGATAAAG gTGACTAgtgagattgaaaaaaatcgcCAAGCAGGTATCAATATCTCTGATTTCTTTGGAAGCGATCGTTGGCGAGTACATCCAGGGTGGGTTTACTGTCGATATCACTATTTAGAAGGCCACGAGTTCCCGAATTCCGAAGCAGAATTGCGATACTTTCTCTGGCGGCTTGAGCAACCCGGTTGGAAGTGGTCCGATCAGTATACGGCTTATGACATCAGTatggaagaagaagaagaaccaGACTGCGGTAGACAAGTCTTGGAAGACgatgattattattgcaaTGAAGAACTCGTACAGCTGTTAGTATTTGATGCAAAAGCAACTAATCAAAGTTACGGTGGAGATTTTAGTTACAAAGACGAGTATTCTAAACGTCTTGCGGAACTTTATAAAGTGTATCTGAGGTATGTCGCGACCCAGAGTGGGTTAACTAGATGGCAGTACATCGAGTCGGATTATTTGGAAGAGACAAAAGGTCCGTTAGAGTTTGGTGATCTTCACAGACGTGCTGTCAATGAGCCCTGGTACAAGGGAGCTAtttttcaacatcaaattaatCCAAATAGTATTTTACTGACAG TGCCTTGGAATGCGGGGCCAGATGCTACAGTAACAGCTTCAATGGCAATATTTCCTCGTGACGGTGGCAAAAATGCATCAGCAGCTGTAGTTGGCTTTCAAATGCCCATGACGGCATTCTATcaaagatttataaatataacttcgGTGACAAGCAATCCCGATATGGATTGCTCACACGTTTGGATAGACTGCTATTTAATCGATCAAAACGGTTTCGTTGTTGTATCAGAGGCGCACAATGACACTGGTCAGTTTTTGGGCGCCGTCGAGGGCGCTGTTATGAAATCAATGGTTGTCCAGGGCTTTTTTGAGGCCGTTGATGTTTATGACTATCAAGGTTTATGCAAAGAAATT gGACTCGAAGGTGCAGCTAGTTTTTTGACTAATCCTCTGCGCAATATCTTCAATCTCATTACCTGGTTATTTGTACGTACACTCTGGATAATGTCGCAATTTGTAAATATACCGGAGACATTTGCGAGGGTACATTCAGATGAAGATTTACCAGAGAAACCTAAACCGCCGCATGAAGTAGAAATAACATATGCATGTGATTTAAAGAGAACTTTGTATATTATGAATCAAACGATGGCTGTGAATCAAATAACTAATTCATCAGAACAATGTTCACGCCCGTTTTTCGCTCAATTa GTACCTAATACAAATCTTCTTCTCGTAGTCGTCGACACGCTGTTTCCCACGTGTTATGAGCGCTTAGAAGTATTACCCGTTCAAATAGACCCTAGTGAATATACGAATGACACTGAGCCAGCGCCATGTCACAAGAAAAAACTAAACGATTTACCACGTAGACGTCTTGAGAAATGTTTTACCGAGCATCCCGAGGAAGATGAAATAGACCAATGTGGACGAGGAACAAGACTGCATAATTCaattcatattaatatattattactatttattttagtcactcttaaaattattttgtaa
- the LOC103573314 gene encoding voltage-dependent calcium channel subunit alpha-2/delta-3 isoform X2, producing the protein MYLKYKLMNARVEDKSGEELIDIISESVGRMLRRKMDAVRCILKVAEDAAEEWNSTAASHNISYVSGKYSPVMDKDPPVIPSNMRKNASVYREIELNPDSHFYNIPVNTNYSSVHIPTNVYDLLPSVKDAIKWSEALNEVFRQNYRSDPALSWQYFGSMTGILRQYPAMQWRTSINDNTNAPDLYDCRIRSWYIEAATCSKDMVILVDSSGSMTGMGYTIAKAVVNSILDTLSNNDFVTILHYTNVTDYVVPCFEDKLIQATPENLNTFREYMEELDPLENANLTQAFTQAFEILKTYRETRGCGPETPCNQLIMLVTDGVASNISEVFDAWNRYDNGTRIPVRVFTYLLGKEVTKVREIQLMACENRGYYTHVHTQEEAQEQVVKYIPVVARPLVLQGYHHPVVWTHAYTDVSRAKGEDPRLDAGVFNSTLWQEYRLLTSVSIPVFDRKGNRNNATKQANLLGVVGTDVPIESIQKLTLPFKLGVNGYAFIVSNNGYVILHPDLRPVSEGRLKLNYNSIDLSEVEILDDGRKPRDPGPEVLKLRQALVDHQYGSMKDVPVKFHYDDSRRVMLEKRDYYYAPLPGTPFGIAVAIPNYGKTWIKVTSEIEKNRQAGINISDFFGSDRWRVHPGWVYCRYHYLEGHEFPNSEAELRYFLWRLEQPGWKWSDQYTAYDISMEEEEEPDCGRQVLEDDDYYCNEELVQLLVFDAKATNQSYGGDFSYKDEYSKRLAELYKVYLRYVATQSGLTRWQYIESDYLEETKGPLEFGDLHRRAVNEPWYKGAIFQHQINPNSILLTVPWNAGPDATVTASMAIFPRDGGKNASAAVVGFQMPMTAFYQRFINITSVTSNPDMDCSHVWIDCYLIDQNGFVVVSEAHNDTGQFLGAVEGAVMKSMVVQGFFEAVDVYDYQGLCKEIGLEGAASFLTNPLRNIFNLITWLFVRTLWIMSQFVNIPETFARVHSDEDLPEKPKPPHEVEITYACDLKRTLYIMNQTMAVNQITNSSEQCSRPFFAQLVPNTNLLLVVVDTLFPTCYERLEVLPVQIDPSEYTNDTEPAPCHKKKLNDLPRRRLEKCFTEHPEEDEIDQCGRGTRLHNSIHINILLLFILVTLKIIL; encoded by the exons atgtatctg AAATACAAACTTATGAATGCACGTGTTGAGGATAAATCCGGAGAAGAACTTATTGACATAATAAGTGAGAGCGTAGGACGTATGTTAAGACGTAAAATGGATGCAGTAAGATGTATTCTCAAGGTAGCTGAAGATGCTGCTGAAGAATGGAATTCAACAGCTGCTAGTCATAATATTTCATATGTGTCTGGTAAATATAGTCCTGTTATGGATAAAGATCCTCCGGTGATTCCTTCAAATATGAGAAAAAATGCCAGTGTCTATag AGAAATAGAATTGAATCCAGACTCTCACTTCTATAATATCCCAGTGAACACAAATTATTCATCAGTTCATATCCCAACGAATGTTTACGATCTGTTGCCATCAGTAAAAGACGCGATAAAATGGTCAGAAGCTCTAAATGAGGTGTTCCGTCAAAACTATAGGTCAGATCCTGCTCTATCTTGGCAATATTTTGGGTCAATGACAGGAATACTTCGTCAGTATCCAGCAATGCAGTGGAGAACCTCTATAAATGACAATACCAACGCTCCAGATCTTTACGACTGTCGCATTCGGAGCTGGTACATTGAAGCAGCAACTTGCAGCAAGGACATGGTTATACTAGTTGACTCCAGTGGCAGCATGACTGGCATGGGTTATACTATTG CTAAAGCTGTTGTCAACTCTATTCTGGATACGCTTTCTAATAATGACTTCGTCACGATTCTACACTACACAAATGTTACTGATTATGTAGTACCTTGTTTTGAAGACAAACTTATTCAAGCAACCccagaaaatttgaatacatttagAGAATATATGGAAGAATTAGATCCACTGGAGAATGCTAATTTAACACAAGCATTTACTCAggcatttgaaattttaaaaacttatcgCGAAACGAGAGGATGCGGTCCAGAGACACCTTGTAATCAGCTTATAATGCTTGTTACTGATGGTGTTGCTTCAAATATATCCGAG GTTTTTGACGCTTGGAATAGATATGATAATGGTACGCGCATACCAGTACGTGTTTTTACATATTTGCTAGGTAAAGAAGTCACAAAAGTACGAGAAATCCAACTTATGGCATGTGAAAACCGCGGGTATTACACACACGTTCATACTCAAGAGGAAGCACAAGAACAAGTAGTAAAATACATCCCAGTTGTTGCACGGCCTTTAGTACTTCAAGGCTACCATCATCCAGTTGTGTGGACTCATGCTTACACCGATGTTTCg CGCGCGAAAGGTGAAGATCCACGTCTGGATGCTGGAGTTTTCAATAGTACTTTATGGCAAGAGTACCGTCTTCTTACGTCAGTAAGTATTCCGGTGTTTGACCGCAAAGGAAATAGGAATAATGCAACGAAACAAGCAAATCTACTGGGTGTTGTCGGTACTGATGTTCCAATAGAGTCAATACAAAAGTTAACTTTACCATTTAAACTTGGCGTTAATGGCTACGCGTTTATTGTCTCAAATAATGGATACGTAATACTACATCCTGATTTACGTCCAGTTAGCGAAGGAAGACTCAAGCTCAATTACAATAGCATTGATTTGTCGGAAGTTGAGATACTAGATGACGGACGGAAGCCTAG GGATCCAGGACCGGAAGTACTTAAATTACGACAAGCTCTAGTGGATCATCAGTATGGTAGCATGAAAGATGTCCCCGTCAAGTTTCATTATGATGACAGTAGAAGAGTTATGTTGGAAAAACGGGATTATTATTACGCACCACTACCTGGTACACCATTTGGAATTGCTGTTGCGATTCCTAATTATGGAAAGACTTGGATAAAG gTGACTAgtgagattgaaaaaaatcgcCAAGCAGGTATCAATATCTCTGATTTCTTTGGAAGCGATCGTTGGCGAGTACATCCAGGGTGGGTTTACTGTCGATATCACTATTTAGAAGGCCACGAGTTCCCGAATTCCGAAGCAGAATTGCGATACTTTCTCTGGCGGCTTGAGCAACCCGGTTGGAAGTGGTCCGATCAGTATACGGCTTATGACATCAGTatggaagaagaagaagaaccaGACTGCGGTAGACAAGTCTTGGAAGACgatgattattattgcaaTGAAGAACTCGTACAGCTGTTAGTATTTGATGCAAAAGCAACTAATCAAAGTTACGGTGGAGATTTTAGTTACAAAGACGAGTATTCTAAACGTCTTGCGGAACTTTATAAAGTGTATCTGAGGTATGTCGCGACCCAGAGTGGGTTAACTAGATGGCAGTACATCGAGTCGGATTATTTGGAAGAGACAAAAGGTCCGTTAGAGTTTGGTGATCTTCACAGACGTGCTGTCAATGAGCCCTGGTACAAGGGAGCTAtttttcaacatcaaattaatCCAAATAGTATTTTACTGACAG TGCCTTGGAATGCGGGGCCAGATGCTACAGTAACAGCTTCAATGGCAATATTTCCTCGTGACGGTGGCAAAAATGCATCAGCAGCTGTAGTTGGCTTTCAAATGCCCATGACGGCATTCTATcaaagatttataaatataacttcgGTGACAAGCAATCCCGATATGGATTGCTCACACGTTTGGATAGACTGCTATTTAATCGATCAAAACGGTTTCGTTGTTGTATCAGAGGCGCACAATGACACTGGTCAGTTTTTGGGCGCCGTCGAGGGCGCTGTTATGAAATCAATGGTTGTCCAGGGCTTTTTTGAGGCCGTTGATGTTTATGACTATCAAGGTTTATGCAAAGAAATT gGACTCGAAGGTGCAGCTAGTTTTTTGACTAATCCTCTGCGCAATATCTTCAATCTCATTACCTGGTTATTTGTACGTACACTCTGGATAATGTCGCAATTTGTAAATATACCGGAGACATTTGCGAGGGTACATTCAGATGAAGATTTACCAGAGAAACCTAAACCGCCGCATGAAGTAGAAATAACATATGCATGTGATTTAAAGAGAACTTTGTATATTATGAATCAAACGATGGCTGTGAATCAAATAACTAATTCATCAGAACAATGTTCACGCCCGTTTTTCGCTCAATTa GTACCTAATACAAATCTTCTTCTCGTAGTCGTCGACACGCTGTTTCCCACGTGTTATGAGCGCTTAGAAGTATTACCCGTTCAAATAGACCCTAGTGAATATACGAATGACACTGAGCCAGCGCCATGTCACAAGAAAAAACTAAACGATTTACCACGTAGACGTCTTGAGAAATGTTTTACCGAGCATCCCGAGGAAGATGAAATAGACCAATGTGGACGAGGAACAAGACTGCATAATTCaattcatattaatatattattactatttattttagtcactcttaaaattattttgtaa
- the LOC103573314 gene encoding voltage-dependent calcium channel subunit alpha-2/delta-3 isoform X1: MYLVRYFFLLIIAGVCLARNAQIVDRWAENLGSELWELANAVARPDELKLKYKLMNARVEDKSGEELIDIISESVGRMLRRKMDAVRCILKVAEDAAEEWNSTAASHNISYVSGKYSPVMDKDPPVIPSNMRKNASVYREIELNPDSHFYNIPVNTNYSSVHIPTNVYDLLPSVKDAIKWSEALNEVFRQNYRSDPALSWQYFGSMTGILRQYPAMQWRTSINDNTNAPDLYDCRIRSWYIEAATCSKDMVILVDSSGSMTGMGYTIAKAVVNSILDTLSNNDFVTILHYTNVTDYVVPCFEDKLIQATPENLNTFREYMEELDPLENANLTQAFTQAFEILKTYRETRGCGPETPCNQLIMLVTDGVASNISEVFDAWNRYDNGTRIPVRVFTYLLGKEVTKVREIQLMACENRGYYTHVHTQEEAQEQVVKYIPVVARPLVLQGYHHPVVWTHAYTDVSRAKGEDPRLDAGVFNSTLWQEYRLLTSVSIPVFDRKGNRNNATKQANLLGVVGTDVPIESIQKLTLPFKLGVNGYAFIVSNNGYVILHPDLRPVSEGRLKLNYNSIDLSEVEILDDGRKPRDPGPEVLKLRQALVDHQYGSMKDVPVKFHYDDSRRVMLEKRDYYYAPLPGTPFGIAVAIPNYGKTWIKVTSEIEKNRQAGINISDFFGSDRWRVHPGWVYCRYHYLEGHEFPNSEAELRYFLWRLEQPGWKWSDQYTAYDISMEEEEEPDCGRQVLEDDDYYCNEELVQLLVFDAKATNQSYGGDFSYKDEYSKRLAELYKVYLRYVATQSGLTRWQYIESDYLEETKGPLEFGDLHRRAVNEPWYKGAIFQHQINPNSILLTVPWNAGPDATVTASMAIFPRDGGKNASAAVVGFQMPMTAFYQRFINITSVTSNPDMDCSHVWIDCYLIDQNGFVVVSEAHNDTGQFLGAVEGAVMKSMVVQGFFEAVDVYDYQGLCKEIGLEGAASFLTNPLRNIFNLITWLFVRTLWIMSQFVNIPETFARVHSDEDLPEKPKPPHEVEITYACDLKRTLYIMNQTMAVNQITNSSEQCSRPFFAQLVPNTNLLLVVVDTLFPTCYERLEVLPVQIDPSEYTNDTEPAPCHKKKLNDLPRRRLEKCFTEHPEEDEIDQCGRGTRLHNSIHINILLLFILVTLKIIL, from the exons atgtatctggtgagatatttttttttactaattatagCCGGTGTCTGTCTCGCACGCAATGCACAAAT agTCGATCGCTGGGCGGAAAATCTTGGTTCTGAATTATGGGAACTAGCAAATGCGGTTGCACGTCCTGACGAACTTAAACTC AAATACAAACTTATGAATGCACGTGTTGAGGATAAATCCGGAGAAGAACTTATTGACATAATAAGTGAGAGCGTAGGACGTATGTTAAGACGTAAAATGGATGCAGTAAGATGTATTCTCAAGGTAGCTGAAGATGCTGCTGAAGAATGGAATTCAACAGCTGCTAGTCATAATATTTCATATGTGTCTGGTAAATATAGTCCTGTTATGGATAAAGATCCTCCGGTGATTCCTTCAAATATGAGAAAAAATGCCAGTGTCTATag AGAAATAGAATTGAATCCAGACTCTCACTTCTATAATATCCCAGTGAACACAAATTATTCATCAGTTCATATCCCAACGAATGTTTACGATCTGTTGCCATCAGTAAAAGACGCGATAAAATGGTCAGAAGCTCTAAATGAGGTGTTCCGTCAAAACTATAGGTCAGATCCTGCTCTATCTTGGCAATATTTTGGGTCAATGACAGGAATACTTCGTCAGTATCCAGCAATGCAGTGGAGAACCTCTATAAATGACAATACCAACGCTCCAGATCTTTACGACTGTCGCATTCGGAGCTGGTACATTGAAGCAGCAACTTGCAGCAAGGACATGGTTATACTAGTTGACTCCAGTGGCAGCATGACTGGCATGGGTTATACTATTG CTAAAGCTGTTGTCAACTCTATTCTGGATACGCTTTCTAATAATGACTTCGTCACGATTCTACACTACACAAATGTTACTGATTATGTAGTACCTTGTTTTGAAGACAAACTTATTCAAGCAACCccagaaaatttgaatacatttagAGAATATATGGAAGAATTAGATCCACTGGAGAATGCTAATTTAACACAAGCATTTACTCAggcatttgaaattttaaaaacttatcgCGAAACGAGAGGATGCGGTCCAGAGACACCTTGTAATCAGCTTATAATGCTTGTTACTGATGGTGTTGCTTCAAATATATCCGAG GTTTTTGACGCTTGGAATAGATATGATAATGGTACGCGCATACCAGTACGTGTTTTTACATATTTGCTAGGTAAAGAAGTCACAAAAGTACGAGAAATCCAACTTATGGCATGTGAAAACCGCGGGTATTACACACACGTTCATACTCAAGAGGAAGCACAAGAACAAGTAGTAAAATACATCCCAGTTGTTGCACGGCCTTTAGTACTTCAAGGCTACCATCATCCAGTTGTGTGGACTCATGCTTACACCGATGTTTCg CGCGCGAAAGGTGAAGATCCACGTCTGGATGCTGGAGTTTTCAATAGTACTTTATGGCAAGAGTACCGTCTTCTTACGTCAGTAAGTATTCCGGTGTTTGACCGCAAAGGAAATAGGAATAATGCAACGAAACAAGCAAATCTACTGGGTGTTGTCGGTACTGATGTTCCAATAGAGTCAATACAAAAGTTAACTTTACCATTTAAACTTGGCGTTAATGGCTACGCGTTTATTGTCTCAAATAATGGATACGTAATACTACATCCTGATTTACGTCCAGTTAGCGAAGGAAGACTCAAGCTCAATTACAATAGCATTGATTTGTCGGAAGTTGAGATACTAGATGACGGACGGAAGCCTAG GGATCCAGGACCGGAAGTACTTAAATTACGACAAGCTCTAGTGGATCATCAGTATGGTAGCATGAAAGATGTCCCCGTCAAGTTTCATTATGATGACAGTAGAAGAGTTATGTTGGAAAAACGGGATTATTATTACGCACCACTACCTGGTACACCATTTGGAATTGCTGTTGCGATTCCTAATTATGGAAAGACTTGGATAAAG gTGACTAgtgagattgaaaaaaatcgcCAAGCAGGTATCAATATCTCTGATTTCTTTGGAAGCGATCGTTGGCGAGTACATCCAGGGTGGGTTTACTGTCGATATCACTATTTAGAAGGCCACGAGTTCCCGAATTCCGAAGCAGAATTGCGATACTTTCTCTGGCGGCTTGAGCAACCCGGTTGGAAGTGGTCCGATCAGTATACGGCTTATGACATCAGTatggaagaagaagaagaaccaGACTGCGGTAGACAAGTCTTGGAAGACgatgattattattgcaaTGAAGAACTCGTACAGCTGTTAGTATTTGATGCAAAAGCAACTAATCAAAGTTACGGTGGAGATTTTAGTTACAAAGACGAGTATTCTAAACGTCTTGCGGAACTTTATAAAGTGTATCTGAGGTATGTCGCGACCCAGAGTGGGTTAACTAGATGGCAGTACATCGAGTCGGATTATTTGGAAGAGACAAAAGGTCCGTTAGAGTTTGGTGATCTTCACAGACGTGCTGTCAATGAGCCCTGGTACAAGGGAGCTAtttttcaacatcaaattaatCCAAATAGTATTTTACTGACAG TGCCTTGGAATGCGGGGCCAGATGCTACAGTAACAGCTTCAATGGCAATATTTCCTCGTGACGGTGGCAAAAATGCATCAGCAGCTGTAGTTGGCTTTCAAATGCCCATGACGGCATTCTATcaaagatttataaatataacttcgGTGACAAGCAATCCCGATATGGATTGCTCACACGTTTGGATAGACTGCTATTTAATCGATCAAAACGGTTTCGTTGTTGTATCAGAGGCGCACAATGACACTGGTCAGTTTTTGGGCGCCGTCGAGGGCGCTGTTATGAAATCAATGGTTGTCCAGGGCTTTTTTGAGGCCGTTGATGTTTATGACTATCAAGGTTTATGCAAAGAAATT gGACTCGAAGGTGCAGCTAGTTTTTTGACTAATCCTCTGCGCAATATCTTCAATCTCATTACCTGGTTATTTGTACGTACACTCTGGATAATGTCGCAATTTGTAAATATACCGGAGACATTTGCGAGGGTACATTCAGATGAAGATTTACCAGAGAAACCTAAACCGCCGCATGAAGTAGAAATAACATATGCATGTGATTTAAAGAGAACTTTGTATATTATGAATCAAACGATGGCTGTGAATCAAATAACTAATTCATCAGAACAATGTTCACGCCCGTTTTTCGCTCAATTa GTACCTAATACAAATCTTCTTCTCGTAGTCGTCGACACGCTGTTTCCCACGTGTTATGAGCGCTTAGAAGTATTACCCGTTCAAATAGACCCTAGTGAATATACGAATGACACTGAGCCAGCGCCATGTCACAAGAAAAAACTAAACGATTTACCACGTAGACGTCTTGAGAAATGTTTTACCGAGCATCCCGAGGAAGATGAAATAGACCAATGTGGACGAGGAACAAGACTGCATAATTCaattcatattaatatattattactatttattttagtcactcttaaaattattttgtaa